The Aminipila terrae nucleotide sequence AAACATATTAGAAAAAGAACTGCAACTCATGTGGCATTTTTATGAAGGTGTAAAAAGCCAGAAAAGTGTGAGACTGTATGGGAATTTTCAATCAAAATACAGAGCTCCCATTGTTTCGTTAAATATTGGAGATTCAGATTCAGCCGAAGTAGCTGATATATTAGATCAGGATTATGGTATAGCAGTAAGAGCGGGTGCGCATTGTGCACCACTTATGCATCAGTTTTTTGAAACAGAAAAGCAGGGTATGGTAAGGTTTAGTTTTGGATATTTTAATACTTTTAAGGAAGTGGAGCTGGCTGTACAAGCAGTAAAATCTATTGGGGAAGATTTAAATAAATAAAGAGGGTAATATGCGAAAAAAGGTGCTAAGACTAATTGTAACATTTGAAAATACACAACAGGCATTAGCCTGTGAAAAAAGGTGTAGGGAACAGGGAATAGGTGAACGGTTAATCCCTGTACCTGGACAGATTTCTGCAGGATGTGGGCTGGCTTGGAAAGGCGAACTTCAACATAGAAGAAAGATTGAAAAGCTTCTTCTGAAAAATCAGATAGCATATGAGGGGTTTTATGAAACTTACCTGTTGGAAAGTTATACCTGTGAAGAACATAAACTGGTGGACTTACTGGAACCTCACATAAAGTGCGTTGCTTTTGTTGGTGCAGGAGGAAAGACTACTACCATTTACAATCTGGCAGAACAGTTGGCTAGTCTGGGAAAACGTGTTATTATAACCACCACCACTCACATCTATCAGCCTTTAGAGCTGGAGACTGCATCCGATATTGTAAGTTTAGAGCAAATATTACAAAATAATAAAATAGCAGTAGCAGGAATTCCATTGAAAGAAGGAAAATTGACTGGTCTTGAATCAGAAAGTGCAGCCCAGTTAAAAAAATATGCTGACTATGTACTTATTGAAGCTGACGGGGCCAGAAACCTCCCTGTTAAGGTGCCGGCAGAACATGAGCCTGTCATACCGGAGTATGCGGATATGGTTATTGGTGTTGTAGGGATGGATTGTATGGGAAGAAGCATTGAAAGTGCATGTTTTCGAAAAGAAAAAGCAACAGAACTATTAAATGCAGTCCCAAATAAGACCGTTACAGAAGACCACTTAATTACGGAAGAGGATATAATGCAGATTGTCATAAGTGAAAGAGGATTAAGAAAAGATGTGGGACAAAAACCTTTTAAATTAATATTGAATAAAGTTCATGACCAGAATACCAGACAGTCAGCTGAGACAATCATAAAACTGTTAAAATCCAGAGGAATAGAAGAATGCCTTATAACCTCATATAATGAGAAGGAGAGGGCTTAAAGAGTGAAAAAGATTTATATCAGAGGGGCTGGAGATCTGGCCACGGGTATAGCCTGCCGGCTTTATGAAAGTGGTTTCCAGCTATTAATGACGGATTTGAAGGTGCCTACAACTGTAAGAAGAACAGTAGCTTTTTCTCCAGCCATCTATGAACAAAAAGCGGTGGTAGAGGGAAAAACAGCAGCATATTGCTGTTCAATGAAAGAAGTTCAAGAGTCTTTATTAAGAAAAGAAATTCCTGTTGTGGTAGATATGGAGCAAACATTTTTTCATGCCTATCAGCCGGATATAGTAGTAGATGCTATTATTGCAAAGAAAAATATAGCTACCAGGATAACAGATGCTGGGATAGTAATTGCAGTAGGCCCAGGATTTACGGCGGGTAAAGACTGTCATTGTGTTATTGAATCTATGAGGGGCCATAACCTGGGCAGATGCATTTATACAGGACAGGCAGAACCGAATACAGGGATTCCTGGAAATATTGAAGGCTTCACTTATGAAAGAATTATTCGTGCTGAAAATGAGGGTACGTTCAAAGGAGCTGTGACCATTGGAGAGAAAGTTACTACAGGGCAGGTGGTTGCCTATGTAGGAGAGAAACCGGTTTTAGCTTCAGTAAACGGTATTGTCAGAGGTCTTCTGCAAGACGGGTTATGGTGCATAAGAACATGAAGGCTGGGGATATTGATCCCAGAGCTAAAAAAGAAAATTGTCATACTGTTTCAGATAAGGCACGGGCCATTGGAGGGGGCGTTCTTGAAGCTATTATGCATTTAATTTATTTTCAATAACCGAAAGATGGTGTTTCGCATATTATGAATGTATACAGATAAGTCTCATAGGATGGGAGGCACACAATATGAAAAAGGAGTATTTGCTTACTTTCTCATCATTTTATAAAGCAAAGTATGCTCAGGAGAAGATAACAGAGTTAGGCGTAAGATGCACAGTAAAACGGGCACCTTCAGAGTTGGTTACGTCCTGCGGATATGCTATATATTTAAAAACCGATGATTTAAATAAGGTGTTAAGTGTTTTTGATGGTGAAATACTTGCTGTCAAAAACATATTTCTTATAGATAACTCTTTAGGTAATACCCAATATAGAAGAATATCTTTTTAAGTAATATTTAAACCATAAAAGGGCTTATTTGAAGTTGTATTTTAATTTCAAATAAGCTTTTTAAAATACTTATTGTTAATTTTAACAAATATTTTTTAAATTATTTGTTAAAAAATATAAAAACATCTTGACAATTTCCTTTTATTATACTAA carries:
- a CDS encoding DUF3343 domain-containing protein, coding for MKKEYLLTFSSFYKAKYAQEKITELGVRCTVKRAPSELVTSCGYAIYLKTDDLNKVLSVFDGEILAVKNIFLIDNSLGNTQYRRISF
- the yqeB gene encoding selenium-dependent molybdenum cofactor biosynthesis protein YqeB; this translates as MKKIYIRGAGDLATGIACRLYESGFQLLMTDLKVPTTVRRTVAFSPAIYEQKAVVEGKTAAYCCSMKEVQESLLRKEIPVVVDMEQTFFHAYQPDIVVDAIIAKKNIATRITDAGIVIAVGPGFTAGKDCHCVIESMRGHNLGRCIYTGQAEPNTGIPGNIEGFTYERIIRAENEGTFKGAVTIGEKVTTGQVVAYVGEKPVLASVNGIVRGLLQDGLWCIRT
- the yqeC gene encoding selenium cofactor biosynthesis protein YqeC, with the protein product MRKKVLRLIVTFENTQQALACEKRCREQGIGERLIPVPGQISAGCGLAWKGELQHRRKIEKLLLKNQIAYEGFYETYLLESYTCEEHKLVDLLEPHIKCVAFVGAGGKTTTIYNLAEQLASLGKRVIITTTTHIYQPLELETASDIVSLEQILQNNKIAVAGIPLKEGKLTGLESESAAQLKKYADYVLIEADGARNLPVKVPAEHEPVIPEYADMVIGVVGMDCMGRSIESACFRKEKATELLNAVPNKTVTEDHLITEEDIMQIVISERGLRKDVGQKPFKLILNKVHDQNTRQSAETIIKLLKSRGIEECLITSYNEKERA